One window of the Sander lucioperca isolate FBNREF2018 chromosome 5, SLUC_FBN_1.2, whole genome shotgun sequence genome contains the following:
- the cbln18 gene encoding cerebellin 18 has protein sequence MVVLPVLFLLGLLFHCGRVEAQSTSASELLKQAALQWKGPVTCDKWDCNCAFKERGCCCAATDMFQLEEDTFMRMKYLWQGISTLNHRVHELTDGIRVAFKATMNPNNTTPGSTEYCFGPFNTNVPIPYSVVTLNHDNAYNPSLGIFTAHSAGVYVFSFTVYSYVTEYGRLYHKVQLMKNGNIIASVWEDNREDSEDNANQVVVLELQRGDQVYVELVSGRKLCKYLEYNIFTGYILYPQPSPYIIDFDF, from the exons atggtTGTATTACCAGTTTTGTTCCTGTTGGGGTTGCTGTTTCACTGTGGTCGTGTGGAGGCCCAGTCCACCAGCGCCAGTGAATTACTGAAACAGGCTGCAC TCCAATGGAAAGGACCTGTGACCTGTGACAAATGGGACTGCAATTGTGCCTTCAAAGAGCGTGGCTGCTGCTGTGCAGCCACAGATATGTTCCAATTAGAAGAGGACACCTTCATGAGGATGAAATATTTGTGGCAGGGTATCAGCACACTGAATCACAGAGTACATGAGCTCACAg ATGGCATCCGTGTTGCCTTCAAAGCCACCATGAATCCAAATAATACCACTCCTGGTTCTACTGAATATTGTTTTGGTCCTTTCAATACTAATGTGCCAATCCCCTACTCGGTCGTCACTCTTAACCATGACAATGCATATAACCCTTCTTTGG GTATCTTCACTGCCCATTCTGCCGGTGTTTATGTCTTTTCCTTCACAGTCTACTCATATGTGACAGAGTATGGACGCCTCTACCATAAA GTCCAGCTGATGAAGAATGGGAACATCATTGCCAGCGTGTGGGAGGACAATCGAGAAGATAGTGAAGACAATGCCAATCAG GTGGTGGTACTGGAGCTGCAGAGAGGTGATCAGGTCTATGTTGAGCTGGTATCCGGAAGGAAACTCTGCAAATACCTGGAGTATAATATCTTCACTGGTTACATACTGTACCCCCAACCATCCCCCTACATTATTGACTTTGACTTCTAA
- the LOC116038881 gene encoding complement C1q-like protein 4 gives MRAIVLMCLLHAAIAIEPTYPWNGIGGQTPSPFPNTGGACATDEGSCRCCVMLKEINRLRTYFNTTMNNLEKEYSQTAQSLDNIEASYTAVSVALFNEFKCLGPNPYNTIVIYKHVFINLGNGYSVDTGIFTVPRSGVYSLALTVYSDSGSPGSKLAACAGLLLNGQLVAATREINMEDQEDSATIVVALHLTAGDKVAVNLPIGCFLCDDSSHYNTFSAFLLYPE, from the exons ATGAGAG CTATTGTACTGATGTGTCTGCTGCATGCAGCCATTGCCATTGAACCTACATATCCATGGAATGGAATTGGCGGCCAAACACCGAGTCCATTCCCCAACACAGGCGGTG cctgTGCGACGGACGAGGGTTCTTGTAGATGCTGTGTGATGCTTAAAGAGATAAACAGGCTGAGGACGTACTTTAACACGACCATGAATAATTTGGAGAAGGAATATTCACAAACAGCGCAAAGTCTCGACAATATCGAAG CCAGCTACACTGCCGTCTCTGTCGCTCTATTCAATGAGTTTAAGTGTCTCGGCCCCAACCCATACAACACCATCGTCATCTACAAACATGTCTTCATTAATCTGGGTAATGGCTACAGTGTGGACACCGGTATCTTCACTGTTCCACGCTCTGGTGTCTACAGCCTCGCCCTCACTGTCTACAGTGACTCTGGTTCTCCTGGTAGCAAGTTGGCCGCCTGCGCTGGTCTGCTGCTGAACGGCCAATTGGTGGCAGCAACCAGAGAAATAAATATGGAAGACCAAGAGGACAGTGCCACTATTGTTGTTGCCCTCCACCTGACAGCTGGGGACAAGGTGGCGGTGAACCTGCCCATTGGATGTTTCCTTTGCGATGACAGCAGCCACTATAACACTTTCAGTGCTTTTCTGCTTTATCCTGAATAA
- the LOC116038882 gene encoding uncharacterized protein LOC116038882, whose amino-acid sequence MRAILLLCLLQSAFGQYSWDSSASATPPTSGVCLSDLTSCGCCLMQKQVERMESFFNTSVNAMSKELKKSKTALNNIRESRSAFSVALNNARQLSCFGPFINKTVVIYKHVFINLGDGYSVETGIFTVPRSGVYSVALTAYSKAVSPFITLAVCAELQVNGQVVAGTRDINNEDLEDSDTFVVAIQLKAGDKVAVNLPIECFLCDDSSHYNIFTGFLLYATD is encoded by the exons ATGAGAG CTATTTTATTGCTGTGTCTGCTGCAATCAGCTTTCGGTCAGTATTCCTGGGACAGTAGTGCCTCCGCAACACCGCCAACATCCGGAG tgtgcctTTCGGATCTGACATCATGTGGCTGCTGTCTGATGCAGAAGCAggtggagaggatggagagCTTCTTTAACACTAGCGTTAACGCAATGAGCAAGGAGCTGAAAAAATCTAAAACAGCCCTCAACAATATTAGAG AAAGCCGCAGTGCCTTCTCTGTCGCTCTCAACAATGCCAGACAATTGAGCTGCTTTGGCCCCTTCATCAACAAAACCGTCGTCATCTACAAACATGTCTTCATCAATCTGGGTGATGGCTACAGTGTGGAGACCGGTATCTTCACTGTTCCACGCTCTGGTGTCTACAGCGTCGCCCTCACTGCCTACAGTAAAGCTGTTTCTCCTTTTATCACCTTGGCCGTCTGCGCTGAACTGCAGGTGAACGGCCAGGTGGTGGCAGGAACAAGGGACATAAATAATGAAGACCTAGAGGACAGTGACACTTTTGTTGTGGCCATCCAACTGAAGGCTGGGGACAAGGTGGCTGTCAACCTGCCCATTGAATGTTTCCTCTGCGATGACAGCAGCCACTATAACATATTCACTGGTTTCCTGCTGTATGCTACTGACTAA